The Phlebotomus papatasi isolate M1 chromosome 3, Ppap_2.1, whole genome shotgun sequence genomic sequence tttcttttgaaataaatttcagtAAATGCATTTTTAACTCACCAAATCTAATCCGAAGAGTGTGCAAGTTTGCTGAATTATCTTGGTATCGCACTTCTCATTGGGATCCGGAGGTGGAGTCCCTGCAATTGGTTGAGGCCTGGGTCTGGAAGTTCCTGCATTGGCTGCATTATTTGCAGCAGTTCTCGCTCctgcacaaaaaaaagaaatatctgTAGAAGCTTCTCTCagggaaaattgaaataaaattaccaTTTGTCGTGGCATTTGACAAGATTGCTGTAGCCAGAAGTGGCTCTCGATTCCTCTTGACCGTTCCAATCCTCCGTCTGAGTTGCCATCCCCGCCAGGCTGCCTGTATCAGGGTAGCACTTCTCGTGCGAATGTCCGCACGGAGTTTTTCCAGATGCTGCCGGATACCCTCACTGAGGAAGACATGACGCTTCCCTGGAGCCCAGGATAGCGTCACACTCCCATCGAGTTCAGGAGGATTCTCCAGGGCATGCTGCAGGATGAGTTTGCAGTCCTCCAGAGCCTTCTCTTCGCATCGCCGAAGGAGCCGGAAAGGAGCTAGCATTCTGTATCTCGCTGTGAATTGCTTGAAACGCATCCTGTGCGGAAATCCACTCGCCATGAGGTTCACCGTCTCCAGCACCTGTCCGGAAAGACAAAAGTTAGTACTAGAAGAACTTTTGGGTGCAACAGCGATTGATTCTGACCTGCAAAGCCCGAATCTGACGCACAACCGTTCCTCGATCGAAGCTTCCGGGCGTTTCTGTGGCATTGCTCCGGATGCACCGAACAAAGTGAGGTCTTGCATGAACCAGGGTTCTTAGCAAATTATCCAATCGCGTATGGAAGTCCTGAGTGAGCGTCGAAACGGGTTCATCTCCATTCAGGAGATCCGTGTGGGAAGTTGGAGCAATCCGGAAACTCAGTCCCCGTGGAACATTGTCCACAGCATAGAGAGCTTTGAGCTCTGAGCCGAAGAGATGTGTGGCAAAGCCAAAATTGCAGGTATGCTTGTAGAAAACAGCCACTAGGTCATCCGGAACGACATCCCGATTGGTATCCAGGAAGTCTGAGGCATCGTACTCCACCCTTCCGGCAAAATGGCGAATGGCAAAGGTGCGGGGATCATGAGGTTCTGAAGCTTTGCTCTCTAGCCTCGTGGAATTCCTGTGCTGCACCCGAATCTTGGCCACATACCCCTCAGCCGTTCCCCTAACTGCACAATCAGCATCCAGCATACTCAGCAATCCCGTCCTCAGGGACGAGATCAGATCAATGCACGGCACATTGTCCACATAGTCAACTTCCGTGTCACAGACAATACCCTCATCCCGGCATGATTCCACGCTGCTCTTGAAGATGTGCGTATTGTAGAAGTGTTGCATGGTCTCAGCACAAAGATTTATGCACAAATGCTCCAACTGAGCCGGTCGTGGTTCCTCAAATCCAAACATATCGAGAATCCCAATGAATCCATCAGTCGCATGGCGAACAGCATTATTCAGGGCTGCCATGGATTTACTCCCGGAATTCCCACCAACAGTCGAGGCATGCTGACTCGCCATATCTGCCTGATTGTGTACAGATTCATTGGAATCGCTACTCAATGTACCCAGAGTAGATCCCAATCTCTTCAGACTATTCGCTCTCCGGACAATTGTAGCCACTGTCCGGCAGTACAGAGCCTTTGCGAGGGAATCTCGCGTCATGTTGGACATATTGGCATCACAAACGGACTTTACCAACTGCCCGCGGGCATTGTGTGTCCTCGTGGTGAGACCACGAAATAGGGCGGCTGCTGGAACTCCCAGCAAACCCGCTATGGCATTCAATTCAGCCTCTCCCTTCACATCAACTTCCAGGCCCTAAAAACCAGAAGTGCATTGAAGTCTTTATAAGTGGAAGTGGAAGTGTTTAACCGTACAattaatttctcattttttgatgaattaaattaatattaagaaaaagttttaaagCAAGCGTAAACGATAATTGCCTTTATTCTAATGAAGTCCAACCCTAAAAAAGAATATGCATTGcaaaaactttacaaaatatttaaaaatcttaatcaTTAATTTGTCTGTTCTAAAATTAGCTTTTTCCCAAGttatttgatatccaaataa encodes the following:
- the LOC129806153 gene encoding unconventional myosin-IXb: MATLGLSKVFILDKYFTELQKFWETEKKLQDASSSNEAVHLQQRLKSLSTELVTLRNRLHVGQTATALNSPAATGAGGCVVGANSVNTATTTTAPNAHLNGSSKIHGMSSGCLPQGNSGSVPIVSPRNTSIPHPLPHQMPDIPQNTSPRRGLIDAPSLKMNGLGGGVTGSPGTAGILPGLHLSTNAITPAKKLSPIEMEDLIHLPGPLTEDAVMKTLQARFGENKYFTNVGPILLSVNPYHDIGNPLTLSSTRSLPLAPQMSRVVQEAVRQQAETGYPQAIILSGTSGSGKTHCSMLLLRQLFAVAGGGPETDAFKHLAAAFTVLRSLGSAKTATNSESSRIGQFIEVQVTDGALYRTKIHCYFLDQTRVIRPLANEKNYHIFYQMLAGLSHDERVRLNLDGYTPTNLCYLQAGDTLQDEKEDATRFQAWKACLGILGIPFLDVVRVLAAVLLLGNVQFVDGQGLEVDVKGEAELNAIAGLLGVPAAALFRGLTTRTHNARGQLVKSVCDANMSNMTRDSLAKALYCRTVATIVRRANSLKRLGSTLGTLSSDSNESVHNQADMASQHASTVGGNSGSKSMAALNNAVRHATDGFIGILDMFGFEEPRPAQLEHLCINLCAETMQHFYNTHIFKSSVESCRDEGIVCDTEVDYVDNVPCIDLISSLRTGLLSMLDADCAVRGTAEGYVAKIRVQHRNSTRLESKASEPHDPRTFAIRHFAGRVEYDASDFLDTNRDVVPDDLVAVFYKHTCNFGFATHLFGSELKALYAVDNVPRGLSFRIAPTSHTDLLNGDEPVSTLTQDFHTRLDNLLRTLVHARPHFVRCIRSNATETPGSFDRGTVVRQIRALQVLETVNLMASGFPHRMRFKQFTARYRMLAPFRLLRRCEEKALEDCKLILQHALENPPELDGSVTLSWAPGKRHVFLSEGIRQHLEKLRADIRTRSATLIQAAWRGWQLRRRIGTVKRNREPLLATAILSNATTNGARTAANNAANAGTSRPRPQPIAGTPPPDPNEKCDTKIIQQTCTLFGLDLERPPPVPPSRPYTVTGNSKLGYPQTRVMKMNFPEDSATNPSSEQLRKGEAVTVVGASHRRGHLIVEHNGHSFHVPFQFMELLKNAPPPVSI